In Salmo trutta chromosome 16, fSalTru1.1, whole genome shotgun sequence, a genomic segment contains:
- the LOC115150977 gene encoding RNA-binding protein 5 isoform X4 encodes MTNILSPLLQKLLVIQGKSVAMHYSNPRHKFEDWLCNTCGLYNFRRRLKCFRCGASKAECETSNATGVRETQQSGDYYGDTIILRNIAPLTTVEAIMTALAPYANLSTSNIRLIKDKQTGQNRGFTFVQLSSPLEASQLLTILQGLQPPLKLDGKTIGVDYAKSARKDLLLPDCNRISAFSVASTAIAAAQWSSSQPQQGAEGQLSEYSYLEEGYVPYTQDYQAYYQQAAGDLSQGNGILGAAPAATGVVISQVAQVYQPRLISHTATQALQLAQQLEAKQTGVHSAAATITAPVSTATATLSGLATDTAVPDTSTYQYDESSGYYFDPETGLYYDPNTHYYYNSQTQQYLYWDSEKQTYVPASAADQTEQTANAAAASKEAKESKERKQEKPKSKTAQQIAKDMERWAKSLNKQKENFKSSFQPVSQEERKEAAAADAGFTLFEKKQAGSLEMLMSEAVQRPEEQAPINSAKVGLVAAYSGDSDPEEGGAAEPERDGGEQGQDQLTDWKKMACLLCRRQFPNKDGLVRHQQLSDLHKQNLEVHRRSKLSEAELEELERKETEMKYRDRAAERREKYGIPEPPAPKKKKFTAQPAPVVNYEQPTKDGLNSDNIGNKMLQAMGWQEGRGLGRNQQGITAPIEAQLRAKGAGLGTKGSSYGLSASDTYKDAVRKAMFARFTEME; translated from the exons TGTACAATTTCCGGAGGAGGCTGAAGTGCTTCAGGTGCGGAGCATCCAAAGCTG AGTGTGAAACCAGCAACGCCACTGGAGTCCGAGAGACCCAGCAGAGCGGAGACTACTATGGCGACA CGATCATCCTTAGGAACATAGCCCCCCTTACCACTGTGGAGGCCATCATGACGGCCCTGGCCCCCTACGCCAACCTGTCAACCAGCAACATCCGTCTCATCAAGGACAAACAGACGGGCCAGAACAGAGGCTTCACCTTCGTACAGCTTTCCTCCCCTCTG GAGGCTTCTCAGCTCCTAACCATCTTACAAGGACTGCAGCCCCCTCTCAAGCTGGATGGGAAGACCATCGGTGTGGACTATGCCAAGAGTGCCAGGAA GGATCTCTTGCTCCCAGACTGTAACCGGATCAGTGCCTTCTCTGTGGCCAGCACAGCCATCGCTGCTGCCCAGTGGTCCTCCAGCCAG CCACAGCAGGGTGCTGAAGGACAGCTGTCAGAGTACAGCTACCTAGAGGAGGGCTACGTTCCCTACACACAG GACTACCAGGCCTACTACCAGCAGGCAGCAGGAGACCTCTCCCAGGGGAACGGAATACTGGGCG CGGCCCCAGCTGCTACAGGAGTGGTGATCTCACAGGTTGCACAGGTCTACCAACCCCGCCTCATCAGTCACACTGCCACACAG GCACTGCAATTGGCCCAGCAACTGGAAGCAAAACAGACCGGCGTTCACTCGGCAGCTGCAACCATTACAGCGCCGGTTTCCACAGCAACAGCGACACTCTCTGGACTGGCCACAGACACTG CTGTTCCCGACACCTCCACCTACCAGTATGACGAATCCTCGGGCTACTACTTCGACCCTGAAACTGGCCTCTACTACGACCCAAATACCCAT TACTACTATAATTCCCAAACACAGCAGTACCTGTACTGGGACAGTGAGAAGCAGACGTACGTCCCTGCCTCAGCCGCCGACCAAACTGAGCAGACGGCAAACGCAGCAGCAGCTAGCAAAGAGGCTAAGGAATCCAAGGAGAGGAAACAAGAGAAGCCCAAGAGCAAGACGGCTCAGCAG ATTGCTAAGGACATGGAGCGCTGGGCGAAGAGTCTGAACAAGCAGAAGGAGAACTTCAAGAGCAGCTTCCAGCCCGTCAgccaggaggagaggaaagaggccGCGGCCGCCGACGCAGGCTTCACACTCTTCGAGAAGAAG CAGGCTGGAAGCTTGGAAATGCTCATGTCAGAAGCAGTGCAGCGCCCAGAGGAGCAGGCCCCAATCAACTCAGCCAAG GTTGGTCTGGTGGCAGCCTACAGTGGGGACAGTGACCCAGAGGAGGGGGGTGCAGCAGAGCCGGAGCGCGATGGTGGTGAGCAGGGCCAGGATCAGCTGACCGACTGGAAGAAGATGGCCTGCCTGCTGTGTAGGAGACAGTTCCCCAATAAGGACGGCCTGGTGCGCCACCAGCAGCTCTCTGACCTTCACAAG CAAAACCTGGAGGTCCACCGCAGATCTAAGCTGAGTGAGGCTGAGCTGGAAGAGCTggagaggaaagagacagag ATGAAGTACAGAGACCGggctgcagagaggagagagaaatacgGCATCCCTGAACCCCCAGCACCCAAAAAGAAGAAATTCACAGCACAGCCAGCACCAGTCGT TAACTATGAACAACCCACCAAAGACGGTCTGAACAGTGACAACATTGGGAACAAGATGCTGCAGGCCATGGGATGGCAGGAAGGCAGAGGTCTGGGCCGCAACCAGCAGGGCATCACTGCACCTATTGAG GCCCAGCTGAGGGCGAAGGGAGCTGGTCTGGGAACCAAAGGCAGCAGCTACGGCCTGTCTGCCTCAGACACCTACAAAGATGCTGTCCGCAAAGCCATGTTTGCCCGCTTCACTGAAATGGAGTGA